One genomic region from Streptomyces sp. NBC_00457 encodes:
- a CDS encoding glycerophosphodiester phosphodiesterase, with product MHARAVATASTAVALGTAALLLPTSGAQADPAAEPPTVIAHRGASAYAPENTLAAIDKAAELGIDWVENDVQRTKDGELVVLHDDSLARTTDVEDVFPGRAPWKVKDFTAAEIARLDAGSWFDPAYAGARVPTLQQYVRRVEHHDQKLLLEIKNPGLYAGIERETLKVLANEGWLDQRHLAGRLIVQSFSADSIRTVHEVKPDVKTGFLGTPSVAALQEYARFTDQINPSHLTVSTGYVSAVHGFTGPHGKPLEVFTWTVDDARTARRVAGYGVDGIITNKPDLVRDAVERS from the coding sequence ATGCACGCGCGCGCAGTCGCCACCGCGAGCACCGCGGTGGCCCTGGGCACCGCCGCCCTCCTGCTCCCCACCTCCGGTGCGCAGGCCGACCCCGCCGCCGAGCCCCCTACGGTCATCGCGCACCGCGGGGCCTCCGCGTACGCGCCCGAGAACACTCTGGCCGCCATCGACAAGGCGGCCGAGCTGGGCATCGACTGGGTCGAGAACGACGTCCAGCGCACCAAGGACGGCGAGCTGGTCGTCCTGCACGACGACAGCCTGGCGCGCACGACCGACGTCGAGGACGTCTTCCCGGGCCGGGCTCCCTGGAAGGTGAAGGACTTCACCGCGGCGGAGATCGCCCGCCTCGACGCGGGCAGCTGGTTCGACCCCGCCTACGCGGGCGCGCGCGTGCCGACGCTGCAGCAGTACGTACGGCGCGTGGAGCACCACGACCAGAAGCTGCTTCTGGAGATCAAGAACCCCGGGCTGTATGCCGGCATCGAGCGGGAAACCCTCAAGGTCCTCGCCAACGAGGGCTGGCTGGACCAGCGGCACCTCGCCGGTCGGCTGATCGTGCAGAGTTTCAGCGCGGACAGCATCCGGACCGTCCACGAGGTCAAGCCCGACGTCAAGACCGGTTTTCTCGGCACGCCGTCCGTGGCGGCCCTTCAGGAGTACGCACGCTTCACCGACCAGATCAACCCGTCCCACCTCACCGTTTCGACAGGCTACGTCTCCGCCGTCCACGGGTTCACCGGTCCGCACGGCAAGCCGCTGGAGGTCTTCACCTGGACCGTCGACGACGCGCGGACCGCCCGCCGTGTCGCCGGGTACGGCGTCGACGGCATTATCACCAACAAGCCGGACTTGGTGCGGGACGCGGTCGAGAGGTCCTGA
- a CDS encoding MHYT domain-containing protein yields the protein MQGTVDGFSYGLVTPLVAYLMACLGGALGLRCTTRSMLVSQSWRPGWLALGSAAIGSGIWTMHFVAMMGFTVVGAPIRYDMLTTFASLGVAIVMVGIGIFIVGYKGARGTALFTGGTITGLGIASMHYLGMAGMRLNGNLEYNTFTVAASVVIAMVAATAALWAAGQVRGFMWSVGASLVMGLAVSGMHYTGMAALKVHVHTASAPTSGDSPAGILAPLMVGPLAFLLLAGVVVMFDPLMIMGKPAGAPVENKPGIPAHSTLSHTTRRPMIRTRRRVGGRSSRAPQNR from the coding sequence ATGCAGGGCACGGTCGACGGATTCAGCTACGGACTCGTCACACCGCTGGTGGCCTACCTGATGGCCTGCCTCGGCGGTGCGCTCGGTCTGCGCTGCACCACGCGGTCCATGCTGGTCTCCCAGTCCTGGAGACCGGGATGGCTGGCCCTGGGCTCGGCCGCGATCGGCTCCGGCATTTGGACCATGCACTTCGTCGCGATGATGGGCTTCACCGTCGTGGGCGCGCCGATCCGCTACGACATGCTGACGACCTTCGCCAGCCTGGGCGTCGCGATCGTCATGGTGGGCATCGGGATCTTCATAGTCGGCTACAAGGGCGCGCGGGGAACGGCTCTGTTCACCGGAGGCACCATCACCGGCCTGGGCATCGCCTCCATGCACTATCTGGGCATGGCCGGAATGCGCCTCAACGGAAACCTGGAGTACAACACCTTCACCGTGGCCGCGTCCGTCGTCATAGCCATGGTCGCGGCCACCGCCGCCCTGTGGGCGGCCGGACAGGTCAGAGGGTTCATGTGGAGCGTGGGGGCGAGCCTTGTCATGGGGCTCGCCGTCAGCGGCATGCACTACACGGGGATGGCCGCCCTCAAGGTCCACGTCCACACCGCGAGCGCCCCCACCTCGGGAGACTCGCCGGCCGGCATCCTCGCGCCCCTCATGGTCGGCCCGCTGGCCTTCCTCCTCCTCGCGGGCGTCGTGGTGATGTTCGACCCGCTCATGATCATGGGGAAGCCTGCCGGGGCCCCCGTCGAGAACAAGCCCGGCATCCCGGCCCACTCCACCCTTTCGCACACCACCCGGCGCCCGATGATCCGCACCCGCCGCAGAGTGGGCGGCCGGAGTTCCCGCGCCCCGCAGAACAGGTGA
- the uvrB gene encoding excinuclease ABC subunit UvrB, with protein MRPVSSIERTVAPFEVVSPYQPSGDQPQAIAELARRIEAGEKDVVLLGATGTGKSATTAWMIEKLQRPTLVMAPNKTLAAQLANEFRELLPNNAVEYFVSYYDYYQPEAYVPQSDTYIEKDSSINEEVERLRHSATNSLLTRRDVVVVASVSCIYGLGTPQEYVDRMVPLRVGEEHDRDQLLRRFVDIQYTRNDMAFTRGTFRVRGDTIEIFPVYEELAVRIEMFGDEIEALSTLHPVTGEIISDDDQLYVFPASHYVAGPERLERAVNDIEKELGERLAELEKQGKLLEAQRLRMRTTYDLEMLRQIGSCSGVENYSMHFDGREPGSPPNTLLDYFPDDFLLVIDESHVTVPQIGAMYEGDASRKRTLVDHGFRLPSALDNRPLKWEEFQERIGQAVYLSATPGKYELSRGDGFVEQIIRPTGLVDPEVVVKPTEGQIDDLVHEIRKRTEKDERVLVTTLTKKMAEDLTDYFLELGIQVRYLHSDVDTLRRVELLRELRSGEYDVLVGINLLREGLDLPEVSLVAILDADKEGFLRSGTSLIQTIGRAARNVSGQVHMYADKITPAMEKAIEETNRRREKQVAYNKERGLDPQPLRKKINDIVAQIAREDIDTEQLLGSGYRKMTDGKGAKAPVPSLGAKTAKGGKSAKGKAKETVPTDRPAAELAGQIEEMTERMRAAAADLQFEIAARLRDEVSEMKKELRQMREAGLS; from the coding sequence ATGCGGCCCGTTTCCAGCATCGAACGCACGGTGGCGCCCTTCGAGGTCGTCAGCCCCTACCAGCCCAGCGGCGACCAGCCGCAGGCCATCGCCGAGCTAGCCCGGCGCATCGAGGCCGGTGAGAAGGACGTGGTCCTCCTCGGCGCGACCGGCACCGGCAAGTCCGCCACCACCGCGTGGATGATCGAGAAGCTTCAGCGGCCCACCCTGGTGATGGCCCCGAACAAAACACTGGCCGCCCAGCTGGCCAACGAGTTCCGGGAACTGCTGCCGAACAACGCCGTCGAGTACTTCGTCTCGTACTACGACTACTACCAGCCCGAGGCCTACGTCCCGCAGTCGGACACCTACATCGAGAAGGACTCCTCCATCAACGAGGAGGTCGAGCGGCTGCGTCACTCCGCGACCAACTCGCTGCTCACCCGCCGTGACGTCGTCGTGGTCGCCTCCGTCTCCTGCATCTACGGCCTCGGTACTCCGCAGGAGTACGTGGACCGCATGGTCCCCCTCCGCGTCGGCGAGGAGCACGACCGCGACCAGCTCCTGCGCCGCTTCGTGGACATCCAGTACACGCGCAACGACATGGCCTTCACCCGCGGTACCTTCCGCGTCCGCGGCGACACCATCGAGATCTTCCCGGTCTACGAGGAGCTGGCCGTCCGCATCGAGATGTTCGGTGACGAGATCGAGGCCCTGTCCACGCTCCACCCGGTCACCGGCGAGATCATCAGCGACGACGACCAGCTGTACGTCTTCCCGGCCTCCCACTACGTCGCAGGGCCCGAGCGCCTGGAGCGGGCCGTCAACGACATCGAGAAGGAACTCGGGGAGCGCCTGGCGGAACTGGAGAAGCAGGGCAAGCTCCTGGAGGCCCAGCGGCTGCGGATGCGCACGACGTACGACCTCGAGATGCTCCGCCAGATCGGCTCCTGCTCCGGCGTGGAGAACTACTCGATGCACTTCGACGGCCGCGAGCCCGGCTCCCCGCCGAACACCCTGCTCGACTACTTCCCGGACGACTTCCTGCTCGTCATCGACGAGTCGCACGTCACCGTCCCGCAGATCGGCGCCATGTACGAGGGCGACGCCTCCCGCAAGCGCACCCTCGTCGACCACGGCTTCCGGCTGCCCTCCGCGCTGGACAACCGCCCCCTGAAGTGGGAGGAGTTCCAGGAGCGCATCGGCCAGGCCGTCTACCTGTCCGCGACTCCGGGCAAGTACGAGCTCTCGCGTGGGGACGGCTTCGTCGAGCAGATCATCCGCCCCACCGGCCTCGTCGACCCCGAGGTCGTCGTCAAACCCACCGAGGGCCAGATCGACGACCTGGTGCACGAGATCCGCAAGCGCACCGAGAAGGACGAGCGCGTCCTGGTCACCACCCTCACCAAGAAGATGGCCGAGGACCTCACGGACTACTTCCTCGAACTCGGCATCCAGGTGCGCTATCTGCACAGCGACGTCGACACCCTGCGCCGCGTCGAGCTGCTGCGCGAGCTGCGCTCGGGCGAGTACGACGTCCTCGTCGGCATCAACCTCCTGAGGGAGGGCCTCGACCTGCCCGAGGTGTCCCTGGTGGCCATCCTCGACGCCGACAAGGAGGGCTTCCTGCGCTCGGGGACGTCCCTGATCCAGACCATCGGCCGCGCGGCGCGCAATGTCTCCGGCCAGGTCCACATGTACGCCGACAAGATCACCCCGGCGATGGAGAAGGCCATCGAGGAGACCAACCGCCGACGGGAGAAGCAGGTCGCGTACAACAAGGAGAGGGGCCTCGACCCCCAGCCGCTCCGCAAGAAGATCAATGACATCGTCGCGCAGATCGCCCGCGAAGACATCGACACGGAACAGCTCCTCGGCTCGGGCTACCGCAAGATGACGGACGGCAAGGGGGCCAAGGCCCCCGTGCCCTCGCTCGGCGCCAAAACGGCCAAGGGCGGCAAGTCCGCCAAGGGCAAGGCCAAGGAGACGGTGCCGACCGACCGTCCGGCGGCCGAGCTCGCCGGGCAGATCGAGGAGATGACCGAGCGCATGCGTGCCGCCGCCGCCGACCTCCAGTTTGAGATCGCGGCCCGGCTGCGCGACGAGGTCTCCGAGATGAAGAAGGAACTGCGCCAGATGCGGGAGGCCGGGCTGTCCTGA
- a CDS encoding TerD family protein — protein MTVNMTKGQAISLQKNDGGSLTSVRMGLGWQAAPRRGLFGSRTREIDLDASAVLFADKQPVDVVFFRHLVSDDGSVRHTGDNLVGGVGQGGDDEAILVDLARVPVHIDQIVFTVNSFTGQTFQEVQNAFCRIVDETNGEELARYTLAGGGAYTAQIMAKVHRNGPGWTMTALGTQANGRTFQDLMPAILPHL, from the coding sequence GTGACCGTCAACATGACCAAGGGTCAGGCCATCAGTCTGCAGAAGAACGACGGCGGCAGCCTGACTTCGGTGCGCATGGGTCTCGGCTGGCAGGCGGCTCCCCGGCGCGGCCTCTTCGGCTCGCGCACCCGGGAGATCGACCTCGACGCCTCCGCCGTGCTGTTCGCGGACAAGCAGCCGGTCGACGTCGTCTTCTTCCGCCACCTGGTGAGCGACGACGGCTCGGTGCGGCACACCGGTGACAACCTGGTCGGCGGTGTCGGCCAGGGCGGCGACGACGAGGCGATCCTCGTCGACCTCGCGCGTGTCCCGGTCCACATCGACCAGATCGTCTTCACCGTGAACTCCTTCACGGGCCAGACCTTCCAGGAAGTGCAGAACGCGTTCTGCCGCATCGTCGACGAGACCAACGGCGAGGAACTCGCCCGCTACACGCTCGCCGGCGGCGGTGCCTACACGGCCCAGATCATGGCGAAGGTGCACCGCAACGGCCCGGGCTGGACGATGACGGCCCTGGGTACCCAGGCCAACGGCCGCACCTTCCAGGACCTGATGCCGGCGATCCTGCCGCACCTGTAA
- a CDS encoding TerD family protein has protein sequence MTAELVRGQNHPLSQARLEIRVSAGKPIVAAATLSDERGKVRGVEWVAHPGTPTLPGLEVSRQAAADHRLAVDLDSVPEAVHRVSVLLALPSGVGGPVQFGAVAAPFVAVTGLDGTEIASYTITGLEAESAVVALELYRRQGAWKVRAIGQGYAGGLAELLADQGLSQAHQLAGGINEAVAQGVARSVQAPRTSDGDRSRQAAAPALGPDQTGSPYGAQGAPEPRQGYPTGSVDPSAATQPSASGAGGPIDYSHPQRQNAAPPPPPPAAPPAQPGQPARPVAGDATGWSMEERLYNQVWGMFEDLARTTAAYRSAVDFADSRMEKELDQVLSDPRSRIGGQGDAARETARAKHTQLVDQARTALDRDLAQLTAEIEVVEPALPLAFARWDNPVWHGYRVPMEIPMALRLGDLHLPECPELRIPMLVRLPLERGLWIDSGRSGSLDDVYNDSHDLRKLAMETAVAHAARLLAVYPAGEFTVHAIDPAGSGAQALAPLVQTGVLAAPPAIGAAGVSDVLARLTQRVDLVQMAVRGGAADSLPPGFDTSEQLLIVNDFPHGFDDRAVTQLRYLADEGPAVGVHLMMVADREEASAYGPLLDPLWRSLMRLTPVPDDHLADPWVGHAWTYEPCLVPHGSEVLQQVLTQVAIARTKHR, from the coding sequence ATGACGGCCGAGTTGGTGCGGGGGCAGAACCACCCGCTCTCCCAGGCCCGCCTCGAGATCCGGGTCTCGGCCGGCAAGCCGATCGTCGCCGCAGCCACGCTCAGCGACGAGCGCGGCAAGGTGCGGGGCGTCGAGTGGGTGGCCCACCCGGGCACACCCACCCTGCCGGGCCTGGAGGTCTCCCGGCAGGCGGCCGCCGACCATCGCCTCGCGGTGGACCTCGACTCCGTGCCGGAGGCCGTGCACCGGGTCAGTGTGCTGCTCGCCCTGCCCTCCGGGGTAGGAGGCCCGGTCCAGTTCGGCGCCGTGGCCGCCCCCTTCGTCGCGGTCACGGGCCTCGACGGGACCGAGATCGCCAGCTACACCATCACCGGCCTGGAGGCCGAGTCGGCCGTTGTCGCCCTGGAGTTGTACCGCAGGCAGGGCGCCTGGAAGGTGCGTGCCATCGGCCAGGGATACGCCGGCGGCCTCGCCGAGCTGCTCGCCGACCAGGGCCTGTCCCAAGCCCACCAGCTCGCCGGTGGCATCAACGAAGCGGTGGCCCAGGGCGTGGCCCGCTCGGTGCAGGCCCCGCGCACCTCGGACGGCGACCGCTCCCGGCAGGCGGCCGCACCGGCCCTCGGCCCGGACCAGACCGGCTCTCCGTACGGCGCTCAGGGCGCCCCGGAGCCCCGGCAGGGCTACCCCACCGGGTCGGTGGACCCCTCGGCCGCCACCCAGCCGTCCGCGTCCGGCGCCGGCGGCCCGATCGACTACAGCCATCCACAACGGCAGAACGCGGCCCCGCCCCCACCCCCGCCGGCCGCACCCCCGGCCCAGCCGGGGCAGCCCGCCCGGCCCGTCGCGGGTGACGCGACCGGCTGGTCCATGGAGGAGCGGCTCTACAACCAGGTCTGGGGCATGTTCGAGGACCTGGCCCGCACCACGGCCGCCTACCGCAGCGCCGTCGACTTCGCCGACTCGCGGATGGAGAAGGAACTCGACCAGGTCCTGTCCGACCCGCGCAGCCGGATCGGCGGACAGGGCGACGCCGCGCGGGAGACCGCACGGGCCAAGCACACTCAGCTCGTCGACCAGGCCAGGACGGCCCTCGACCGGGACCTCGCCCAGCTCACCGCCGAGATCGAAGTCGTCGAGCCGGCGCTGCCCTTGGCGTTCGCCCGCTGGGACAACCCGGTGTGGCACGGCTACCGGGTGCCGATGGAGATCCCCATGGCCCTGCGCCTCGGCGACCTGCATCTGCCCGAATGCCCCGAGCTGCGCATACCCATGCTGGTCAGGCTGCCGCTGGAGCGGGGCCTGTGGATCGACAGCGGCAGGTCCGGATCGCTGGACGATGTGTACAACGACTCACATGACCTGCGGAAGTTGGCCATGGAGACGGCGGTGGCGCATGCGGCCCGGCTGCTCGCCGTCTATCCGGCGGGTGAGTTCACCGTGCACGCCATCGACCCCGCCGGTTCGGGAGCACAGGCGCTCGCACCGCTCGTGCAGACCGGCGTGCTCGCCGCGCCGCCCGCCATCGGGGCGGCCGGTGTGTCGGACGTCCTCGCCCGGCTCACCCAGCGCGTCGACCTGGTGCAGATGGCGGTGCGCGGCGGCGCGGCCGACTCGCTCCCGCCCGGCTTCGACACCTCCGAGCAACTCCTCATCGTCAATGACTTCCCGCACGGCTTCGACGACCGGGCCGTGACTCAGCTGCGCTACCTCGCGGACGAGGGCCCGGCCGTCGGCGTCCATCTGATGATGGTCGCCGATCGCGAGGAGGCCAGCGCCTACGGCCCGTTGCTCGACCCGCTGTGGCGTTCGCTGATGCGACTCACCCCGGTACCCGACGACCACCTCGCCGACCCGTGGGTCGGCCATGCGTGGACGTACGAGCCGTGCCTCGTACCGCACGGCAGCGAGGTGCTCCAGCAGGTGCTCACCCAGGTCGCCATAGCCCGCACCAAGCACAGGTAA
- a CDS encoding TerC family protein, translating to MDVSVTLWVLTILGLAALIAVDFFIGRKPHDVSIKEAGIWTIVWIVLAGLFGLGLAIFGGGQPAGEFFAGFITEKSLSVDNLFVFVLIMAKFAVPTQYQQRVLLVGVLIALVLRAIFIAAGAAIIASFAWVFYIFGAFLIWTAWKLIQEARADEEDEEFEENKLLKAAERRFGVADRYHGTKLWIQQNGKRVMTPMLVVMLAIGSTDVLFALDSIPAIFGLTQDPYIVFTANAFALMGLRQLYFLIGGLLKKLVHLSYGLSVILGFIGVKLVLHALHESGVHVPEISIPVSLGVICSVLIVTTITSLRASKKQAAAEDAQKEAEGAPKADIEA from the coding sequence GTGGATGTTTCCGTGACCCTATGGGTCCTGACGATCTTGGGGCTTGCCGCCCTCATCGCGGTCGACTTCTTCATCGGCCGCAAGCCGCACGACGTATCCATCAAGGAAGCCGGAATCTGGACCATCGTCTGGATCGTCCTGGCCGGCCTCTTCGGGCTCGGCCTGGCCATCTTCGGCGGCGGACAGCCCGCCGGTGAGTTCTTCGCCGGGTTCATCACCGAGAAGTCGCTGAGCGTCGACAACCTCTTCGTCTTCGTCCTGATCATGGCGAAGTTCGCCGTGCCCACGCAGTACCAGCAGCGCGTGCTGCTCGTCGGCGTGCTCATAGCCCTGGTGCTGCGCGCGATATTCATCGCCGCGGGCGCCGCGATCATCGCCAGCTTCGCGTGGGTGTTCTACATCTTCGGCGCCTTCCTGATCTGGACCGCCTGGAAGCTGATCCAGGAGGCCCGGGCCGACGAGGAGGACGAGGAGTTCGAGGAGAACAAGCTCCTCAAGGCCGCCGAGCGCCGCTTCGGTGTGGCCGACCGCTACCACGGCACCAAGCTGTGGATCCAGCAGAACGGCAAGCGGGTCATGACCCCGATGCTGGTCGTGATGCTCGCCATCGGCTCCACCGACGTGCTGTTCGCGCTCGACTCGATCCCCGCGATCTTCGGCCTGACCCAGGACCCGTACATCGTGTTCACGGCCAACGCGTTCGCGCTGATGGGTCTGCGGCAGCTGTACTTCCTCATCGGCGGCCTGCTGAAGAAGCTGGTCCACCTCAGCTACGGCCTGTCGGTCATCCTCGGCTTCATCGGCGTCAAGCTGGTGCTGCACGCCCTGCACGAGTCCGGGGTCCACGTCCCCGAGATCTCCATCCCCGTCTCGCTCGGCGTGATCTGCTCGGTCCTCATCGTGACCACGATCACCAGTCTGCGGGCGTCGAAGAAGCAGGCGGCGGCCGAGGATGCGCAGAAGGAGGCCGAAGGCGCTCCCAAGGCCGACATCGAAGCCTGA
- a CDS encoding calcium:proton antiporter, whose product MIARLRSLTTQWTLLVPVLAAILLILTWGRDLPGAVVAVVTLVLAGAVLAAVHHAEVVAHRVGEPFGSLVLAVAVTIIEVALIVTLMADGGDKSSTLARDTVFAAVMITCNGIVGLCLLVASIRHGTAVFNPEGTGAALATVATLSTLSLVLPTFTTSRPGPEFSGVQLTFAALSSLILYGLFVATQTVRHRDYFLPITRQGEVITADDHADAPSAHAAGVSLGLLGLALIGVVGLAKGVSPTIESGVAAAGLHHAVVGVIIALLVLLPETIAALRSARRDRVQTSLNLALGSAIASIGLTIPAVALASVWLSGPLVLGLGSTHMVLLALTVVVSSLTVVPGRATPLQGGVHLVLFAAYLELAINP is encoded by the coding sequence ATGATCGCTCGGCTCAGGTCGCTCACGACACAGTGGACGCTCCTCGTGCCGGTGCTCGCGGCGATCCTGCTGATTCTCACCTGGGGGCGAGACCTGCCCGGCGCTGTCGTCGCCGTGGTGACGCTGGTGCTGGCCGGCGCCGTACTGGCCGCTGTCCACCATGCCGAAGTCGTCGCCCACCGGGTCGGGGAGCCCTTCGGCTCCCTCGTTCTCGCCGTCGCCGTCACGATCATCGAGGTCGCTCTGATCGTCACCTTGATGGCGGACGGCGGCGACAAGAGTTCCACGCTCGCCCGGGACACGGTTTTCGCGGCCGTGATGATCACCTGTAACGGCATCGTCGGCCTGTGCCTCCTGGTCGCCTCGATCCGTCACGGCACGGCCGTCTTCAATCCCGAAGGCACCGGCGCCGCTCTCGCGACGGTCGCCACGCTGTCCACGCTCAGCCTGGTCCTGCCGACGTTCACCACGAGCAGGCCCGGCCCGGAATTCTCCGGCGTCCAACTGACCTTCGCCGCGCTCTCCTCGCTGATCCTGTACGGCCTGTTCGTCGCCACCCAGACCGTGCGGCACCGTGACTACTTCCTCCCGATCACCCGGCAGGGCGAGGTGATCACCGCCGACGACCACGCGGACGCGCCGTCCGCCCATGCCGCCGGTGTCAGCCTGGGACTGCTCGGCCTCGCCCTGATCGGCGTGGTCGGCCTGGCCAAGGGGGTGTCGCCGACCATCGAGTCCGGCGTTGCCGCCGCCGGACTGCACCACGCCGTCGTGGGTGTGATCATCGCGCTGCTCGTGCTGCTTCCCGAGACCATCGCCGCGCTGCGCTCCGCCCGCCGCGACCGGGTGCAGACCAGCCTGAATCTCGCGCTCGGCTCCGCGATCGCCAGCATCGGCCTGACCATCCCCGCCGTCGCGCTGGCGTCGGTCTGGCTGTCCGGGCCGCTGGTCCTCGGCCTCGGCTCCACCCACATGGTGCTGCTCGCACTGACTGTGGTGGTCAGCTCCCTGACGGTCGTGCCAGGACGGGCCACGCCACTCCAAGGAGGCGTCCATCTGGTGCTGTTCGCGGCGTACTTGGAGCTGGCCATCAATCCATAA
- a CDS encoding MFS transporter: MHDVRTVRAPSMLRLATASLAGTAIEFYDFFVYGTAAALVLGPLFFPTFSPVAGTLAAFGTFGVGFVARPLGSVLFGHIGDRHGRRPVLVASLLLTGASTVAVGCVPTYDTIGVAAPVLLLVLRFLQGLGLGGEWGGAVLLTAEHAPAERRGLWSSFPQVGPALGFLLANGVMLALSATLTDAQFATWGWRVPFWAAGVLAVAGLWLRSSLTESPSFLEIDDHARVPLAEVVRDHWRLVLLTAGALAVGYAIFYAVTTWSLAYATERLGVSRTVMLTCIMAAVVVKGALTPVAALLGDRCGRRPLCLAGCAAAALWMFPMVALLATGAPLLMFLGFLGAMLAFITMFAVIAAYLPELYEPRVRCTGAAVGYNLGGVLGGALTPIVATALAEQSGRVPWGVAAYLTGIALLSLGCFALLPETRPVRVVAAKAAAG, from the coding sequence ATGCACGATGTACGCACCGTAAGGGCACCCTCCATGCTGCGGCTCGCGACCGCCTCGCTCGCGGGGACGGCCATCGAGTTCTACGACTTCTTCGTCTACGGGACCGCGGCGGCGCTGGTCCTGGGTCCACTGTTCTTCCCGACGTTCTCACCGGTGGCGGGGACGCTGGCCGCGTTCGGCACGTTCGGCGTGGGCTTCGTCGCCCGGCCGCTCGGCTCGGTGCTGTTCGGGCACATCGGGGACCGGCACGGCAGACGTCCGGTCCTTGTCGCGTCGCTGCTCCTCACCGGCGCTTCCACCGTCGCGGTGGGCTGCGTGCCGACGTACGACACGATCGGTGTGGCCGCTCCCGTGCTGCTCCTCGTCCTGCGGTTTCTGCAGGGCCTCGGGCTCGGCGGGGAGTGGGGCGGGGCCGTGCTGCTGACGGCGGAGCACGCGCCCGCCGAACGGCGCGGGCTGTGGTCGAGCTTTCCGCAGGTCGGGCCGGCGCTGGGGTTCCTGCTCGCCAATGGCGTGATGCTGGCGCTGTCGGCGACCCTGACCGACGCGCAGTTCGCGACCTGGGGATGGCGGGTGCCGTTCTGGGCGGCCGGAGTGCTCGCCGTGGCGGGCCTTTGGCTGCGGTCCTCCCTCACCGAGAGCCCCAGCTTCCTGGAAATCGACGACCACGCGCGCGTGCCGCTCGCGGAGGTGGTGCGCGACCACTGGAGGCTCGTCCTGCTGACCGCCGGTGCGCTCGCGGTGGGGTACGCGATCTTCTACGCCGTGACGACCTGGTCGCTCGCCTATGCGACGGAGCGGCTCGGGGTGAGCCGTACCGTCATGCTGACCTGCATCATGGCCGCCGTGGTGGTGAAGGGAGCCCTCACGCCGGTGGCGGCGCTGCTGGGCGACCGCTGCGGCCGGCGGCCCCTGTGCCTTGCGGGGTGCGCTGCCGCCGCCCTGTGGATGTTCCCGATGGTCGCGCTGCTCGCCACGGGGGCACCGCTGCTGATGTTCCTCGGCTTCCTGGGGGCGATGCTGGCGTTCATCACGATGTTCGCCGTGATCGCCGCGTATCTGCCGGAGCTGTACGAACCGCGGGTGCGTTGCACCGGCGCCGCGGTGGGCTACAACCTCGGCGGGGTCCTGGGCGGCGCGCTGACGCCGATCGTGGCGACCGCGCTGGCCGAGCAGAGCGGCCGTGTGCCGTGGGGCGTGGCCGCGTATCTGACGGGGATCGCGCTACTCAGCCTGGGGTGCTTCGCGCTGCTGCCGGAGACGCGCCCGGTGCGGGTGGTGGCGGCGAAGGCTGCTGCGGGATGA
- a CDS encoding S66 family peptidase produces MTISYPPKPSPGDRIAVISPSAGLAGLFPRPYELGVERLRKEFSLVPVEYPATRTMGSTPQERADDIHAAFSDPDIKAVIASIGGDDQITVLPLLDRELIRANPKPFFGMSDNTNLLAYLHNTGIVGYHGASVMVELGRPGAMHPQTADSLRAALFTSGEYELRPAEHWRDIDRDWADPATFDAQPETRPGTGWTWRNADQVVEGRSWGGCLEILGWLLMADREISHDLTEYDGGVLLLETSEDLPSSDEVFRTLRNMGERGLLQRFDALLMGRPKTWSFAHPNSPEESARYAAGQREAVVRALEAYAPGLPVVFDVDFGHTDPQLVIPYGGTIRVDGPARRITVTY; encoded by the coding sequence ATGACGATCTCGTACCCACCCAAGCCGTCGCCGGGTGACCGTATCGCCGTGATCTCGCCGTCCGCCGGGCTCGCCGGGCTCTTCCCGCGCCCCTACGAACTGGGCGTGGAGCGGCTGCGCAAGGAGTTCAGCCTTGTACCGGTCGAGTATCCGGCGACCCGGACGATGGGCTCGACGCCCCAGGAGCGCGCCGACGACATCCACGCGGCCTTCTCCGACCCCGACATCAAGGCGGTCATCGCCTCGATCGGCGGCGACGACCAGATCACCGTGCTGCCGTTGCTGGACCGGGAGTTGATCCGGGCGAATCCGAAGCCGTTCTTCGGGATGAGCGACAACACCAACCTGCTCGCGTATCTGCACAACACGGGGATCGTCGGCTATCACGGCGCGTCCGTGATGGTGGAGCTGGGCCGTCCCGGCGCCATGCACCCGCAGACCGCCGACTCCCTGCGGGCAGCGCTGTTCACCTCGGGCGAGTACGAACTGCGGCCCGCCGAGCACTGGCGGGACATCGACCGCGACTGGGCCGATCCGGCGACCTTCGACGCTCAGCCGGAGACCCGGCCGGGCACCGGATGGACCTGGCGGAACGCCGACCAGGTGGTCGAGGGCCGCAGTTGGGGCGGCTGCCTGGAGATCCTCGGCTGGCTGCTGATGGCCGACCGGGAGATCTCGCACGACCTCACGGAGTACGACGGCGGAGTGCTGCTGCTGGAGACCTCGGAGGACTTGCCGAGCAGCGACGAGGTCTTCCGCACCCTGCGGAACATGGGCGAGCGCGGGCTGCTCCAGCGGTTCGACGCGCTCCTGATGGGCCGTCCCAAGACGTGGTCCTTCGCGCACCCCAACAGCCCGGAGGAGAGCGCGCGTTATGCGGCCGGGCAGCGCGAGGCGGTGGTGCGGGCGCTGGAGGCGTACGCCCCCGGCCTTCCGGTGGTCTTCGATGTGGACTTCGGACACACCGATCCGCAACTCGTCATTCCGTACGGCGGCACGATCCGCGTCGACGGCCCGGCCCGGCGCATCACAGTGACGTACTGA